A window of the Eleutherodactylus coqui strain aEleCoq1 chromosome 8, aEleCoq1.hap1, whole genome shotgun sequence genome harbors these coding sequences:
- the LOC136577092 gene encoding E3 ubiquitin/ISG15 ligase TRIM25-like, translated as MMASADLRDELDCSICLSLYTDPVSLRCGHNFCRSCIVRALDAQEAAGVYSCPDCREESPQRPALEKNRKLANIVERFLSSQPDMESRIFCTYCIKSPVPALRTCLHCETSMCQEHLGGHNKAVDHILTDPTSSFGNKKCSVHKKVLEYYCPQDAACLCVTCCLLGKHQGHQVELLGEASEKKKEKLRKYLGELNLQKAELQTRVQNLQDHKKNIQEKASEERKNIRKLFMDMKERLEMAEKKVQSEISRQEDEIVSQISHLIKELEKEEKELSGKMHHMEQMCHVTDPIRLLQQKDITDNGTDPTTVLQELDQGAACRDKSAAAEKEAPVHEATKKEKEEEKLRKELDEDLISLTLHRSMQDIVTRVTSGLGFQVPDILLDEDTACILVELSDDLKTATYSEEEQQRPESPRRFLSYRQVLSRCGLSTGRHYWEVVWNQVGVCYIGVSYPSIEREGEQSGIGENGKSWCLDLYDGYCRVYHNSVFLPCSVRPTCPTFGVFLDYEAGRLSFYELCDPIRHLHTFTASFTEPLHVAFCVGYGASVTITS; from the exons ATGATGGCGTCTGCTGACCTGCGGGACGAGCTGGACTGCTCCATCTGCCTGAGCCTCTATACAGATCCCGTATCCctgagatgtggacacaacttctgccGCTCGTGTATTGTGAgggcgctggatgcacaggaggCAGCTGGAGTGTATTCCTGTCCGGACTGCAGAGAAGAATCCCCGCAGCGTCCGGCCCTGGAGAAGAACCGGAAGCTGGCGAATATAGTGGAGCGTTTCTTATCTAGTCAGCCTGATATGGAGAGCAGAATCTTCTGTACTTACTGTATAAAGTCTCCGGTCCCGGCTCTGAGGACATGTCTGCACTGTGAGACATCCATGTGCCAGGAACATCTCGGAGGCCACAACAAAGCGGTGGATCATATATTAACTGATCCCACCAGCTCCTTTGGAAACAAGAAGTGCTCCGTCCACAAGAAGGTTCTGGAGTATTACTGCCCGCAAGACGCAGCTTGTCTATGTGTGACTTGTTGTCTGCTCGGCAAGCATCAGGGCCACCAGGTGGAGCTTCTAGGTGAGGCTtctgagaagaagaaggagaaactAAGGAAGTATCTGGGGGAACTAAACCTTCAAAAAGCAGAACTTCAGACAAGAGTCCAGAATCTGCAGGATCATAAGAAGAATATCCAGGAGAAAGCCTCCGAGGAGAGGAAGAACATCAGGAAGTTGTTTATGGACATGAAGGAGCGACTGGAAATGGCAGAAAAGAAAGTGCAGAGCGAGATCTCCAGACAGGAGGACGAGATTGTGTCCCAGATATCTCACCTAATcaaggagctggaaaaagaggagAAGGAGCTGTCTGGGAAGATGCATCACATGGAGCAGATGTGTCATGTCACCGACCCAATAAGACTCTTACagcaaaaggacattaca GATAACGGGACTGACCCAACAACTGTCCTACAAGAATTAGACCAAGGAGCAGCCTGTAGGGATAAGAGTGCGGCTGCCGAGAAAGAAGCTCCAGTCCATGAGGCTActaagaaggagaaggaagaggagaagctgAGGAAAGAGCTGGATGAGGATCTGATCTCACTGACCTTACACCGATCTATGCAGGATATTGTCACCAGGGTCACATCAGGGCTCGGGTTCCAGGTTCCAGACATCTTGCTGGATGAGGACACTGCATGTATATTAGTGGAGTTATCAGATGATCTAAAGACAGCAACATATTCAGAGGAAGAACAGCAAAGACCAGAATCACCAAGAAGGTTTCTGAGTTACCGCCAGGTGTTAAGCCGATGTGGCCTCTCTACAGGCAGACATTATTGGGAGGTGGTATGGAACCAGGTCGGAGTATGTTACATCGGGGTGTCCTATCCCAGTATAGAGAGGGAAGGAGAGCAGTCTGGTATTGGAGAGAATGGTAAATCTTGGTGTTTGGATCTTTATGATGGATATTGCAGAGTATATCACAACTCTGTTTTTTTACCCTGTTCTGTAAGGCCAACATGTCCAACATTTGGAGTCTTCTTAGACTATGAGGCTGGGCGTCTGTCCTTCTATGAGCTGTGTGACCccatcagacacttacacaccttcACCGCCTCCTTCACCGAACCCCTACATGTCGCCTTCTGTGTGGGATATGGAGCCTCTGTTACAATAACCAGCTGA